In Longimicrobium sp., the DNA window GTGGGATTGGGATGAAGCGGGTCGCGCTTGGGATCCTGGTTCACCTCTTCCGCCAGCTCCCGCACGGTCCGCCGGCCGTCGCCCACGACGTGCGCGGGAACGCGCTCCGACACGCCGACCACCCTGCCGTCCACGACGATGACGCGGTGGTCGCGCCCGTGGGCAAAGCGCTCCACGACCACCTTCGGATGCTCCGCCAGGGCGATGGGCCACGCCGCGCGCACCCCATCGTCGCTGTCCAGCCGGCCGGAGATGCCGCGGCCGTCGTTGGCATCCAGCGGCTTCAGCAGCACGGGAAAGCCGATGCGGTGGGCGATCTCCAGCGCCTCCCTCGCCGTTTCGGCCACGCCGCCCTCGGGCACGGGAAGGCCGTTGCGGGCCAGGATGCGCTTGGTGCGGTCCTTGTCGGAGGTCATGTCCGTGGCGATGACGCTGGTGAAGTCCGTCATCGCGCCGTCCATCCGCCGCAGGTTGCGCCCCAGCCCCAGCTGGAAGACGGGGTCGCCCGCGAAGCGCCGCACGGGAATGCCGCGGCGCCGGGCTTCCTTGATCAGCACCAGCGACGTGGCGCGCGGCCGCGCGTCGTGGAAGACCTCGCGCAGGGCGATCACGGCCGTGTCCAGGTGCAGCTCGTCCCCGCGCAGCGCGCGCAGGAGCAGCGTTTCGGCCGTGTACAGGCTTTCCACGCCCACCTCGGGCTCGGCGTAGCCCACCGCCAGCTGCGGCGGCTCGCCATGCGCGCCGGGGATCACGCGGTTGAACATCGTCGGCGCGCCGGCCAGCAGCTGCAGCGCCACCGCCACGCGGCCCACCAGCTGCGCCCACGCCGCCTCCTCCCGCCCGATGCCGAACGCCGCCGCGTCGGGCGAAAGCCCGGGGAGCTCTGCCGACAGCCGCTCCATCAGCCCGGGAACCGCCTCGGGTGGGCGCGCCGCCAGCGACGGCGCGATCCACACTTCGCAGGCGGCCACGGGGTGGGTGGCCCAGATGCTGGGGCCGCGCAGCGCCCGCACCGAGCGCAGGCGGATGGGGTCTTCGCTGCCCGTCTCCATCGCCTCGTCCGTCAAGCGTGCTCTCCCTTGGTGGAACTCTCGCCGGCCTTGGTGCCGCCCTCCGGCGCCGCGGCGGGGCGGGGCGCGCAGTCGATCCGGCGCGCGTAGGTGTGCGGCTCGCGCGGCGACGCCGGGGCGGGCGGGTTGCCCACGGTGCGGTCCTGTGTTTCTGGAGTCATGGTCGTGCGCATGAAAGGGGAACGCGGCCGTCCCAAGCCCGGCCGCGCGCCCACTTTGGACCGGAGGGCGCGCGAGCCGTGCCGCGGGGCCGCGTTATGCAAATTCCTGCCCGCGTGGCGAACCACCGCGACGTCCGTCACCCCCTCCGGAACAGGCAAGTCCCGCCGCGCTAGCGCCCGCCGAGCCGCTGCAACAGCCAGGCGATCCGCTCGTCGCGCGCGGCGGACGACTTCAGGTAGTGATCACCATCGTACCACCGCACCTCCTTCGGATCCCCCGCGGCGGCGGCATACCGGAGGAACGTGGCCTCGGCGAAGTACTGTTCCTGCCGTGGGAACTGGAACAGCACCGGCCGACCCGCCGCTCGCCCGACGTGGTTCACGGGATCGATCGGCGCCATCTCCCGCGCGTACCGGTCGCGCGCCTCTCCCGTGAGCTCCGGGTTGTTGACCGCGGCGATCTCGGTGAAGCTGGACGGCCCCGCGATCAGCACGGCCGCCCGGATGCGCGGCTCCGCCCCCACGAGCGCCCCGCCAAACGCCGCGCCGAAGCTGTGCCCCACGTACCCGATCCGCGCCGCGTCCACCTCGGGGCGGGCGGCGAGCACGTCTACCGCGCGGCGCAATCCCACCACCACGCCCGTGTAGCGTTGCAGGTCCGCCGCCCCATCCTTGAACAGCGGCAGCCAGAAGGCTTCCCTGGACCACGGCGCATCCAGCACCAGCGAGGCGACGCCGCGGCGCCCCATCTCCACGGCCTCGTCCAGGTACGTGGTGCGGCTACCCGGCGCCGGGTGCGTGTAGACGAGCCCCGGGGCGCGGCCAGCCGTCCGCGGAATCACGAGGTACGCGCGGACCGGCTCGCCATCCAGGCCGGCATATTCCACGTCGTGGATGGAGACCCCGTCGCGCGTTTCGGTGCCGGCGATCCGCACGGCCGGCGCCGGGCGGGCGTCGTAGTCGAAGGCGCCGCGCATGCC includes these proteins:
- a CDS encoding alpha/beta hydrolase family protein; this translates as MMTSGLVLLPLLLGACGPAARRTSGMRGAFDYDARPAPAVRIAGTETRDGVSIHDVEYAGLDGEPVRAYLVIPRTAGRAPGLVYTHPAPGSRTTYLDEAVEMGRRGVASLVLDAPWSREAFWLPLFKDGAADLQRYTGVVVGLRRAVDVLAARPEVDAARIGYVGHSFGAAFGGALVGAEPRIRAAVLIAGPSSFTEIAAVNNPELTGEARDRYAREMAPIDPVNHVGRAAGRPVLFQFPRQEQYFAEATFLRYAAAAGDPKEVRWYDGDHYLKSSAARDERIAWLLQRLGGR